One genomic segment of Misgurnus anguillicaudatus chromosome 25, ASM2758022v2, whole genome shotgun sequence includes these proteins:
- the LOC129426493 gene encoding uncharacterized protein isoform X4, with amino-acid sequence MGEYKAGLAQRLRLKTGSIPTLHVQSDSQLIVKDLPLLTSGQSSLTKTKSTQTTERIQANPESDRRCHKTIIDIGSAFALWQKFRDENGFKTDTELAFYLLSRTGCCADLSARRKKRKLEPLTDVPTRLQMEEYESDSSQPSKDHQCTKEDEDIEVPEICYEVPHPYHTVSPDMQLWNEPAEIEMRSESQIKLEDQSVAPALNNKDIVPECSTSIIKIEIKEEPVETEVQLENRLEISMDSVTTSDKITSSFVQSVNLVSVQVKEEHTEGPLVPNKTHFTGRLRTCVKCGEPMQEYTTGSSGSLNQLQWKCSNGHLMCLFSNNNPT; translated from the exons ATGGGGGAGTACAAGGCTGGATTAGCACAAAGGCTTCGTCTAAAAACGGGATCAATTCCAACTTTGCATGTACAGTCTGATTCACAGCTT ATTGTTAAAGATTTACCTTTGTTGACATCTGGACAATCATCCCTTACCAAGACAAAGTCAACTCAAACCACAGAAAGGATTCAAGCAAATCCAGAAAGCGACAGACGGTGTCATAAAACGATAATCGACATCGGCAGTGCTTTTGCATTGTGGCAAAAGTTCAGAGATGAAAATGGATTTAAGACTGATACTGAGCTGGCTTTTTACTTGCTGAGCAG GACGGGGTGCTGTGCAGATCTTTCAGCTCGGCGTAAAAAGAGAAAATTGGAGCCGTTAACTGATGTGCCTACACGCCTACAAATGGAG GAGTATGAAAGCGATTCATCTCAGCCAAGCAAAGACCATCAGTGCACCAAAGAAGATGAAGACATAGAGGTCCCAGAGATATGCTATGAAGTCCCTCATCCATATCATACAGTAAGTCCTGACATGCAGTTATGG AATGAACCAGCAGAGATCGAAATGAGGTCAGAAAGCCAGATAAAGTTGGAGGACCAATCTGTTGCTCCAGCATTAAACAATAAAGATATTGTTCCAGAGTGTTCTACTTCAATTattaaaattgaaataaaa GAAGAACCAGTAGAGACTGAAGTACAACTGGAAAACAGACTTGAGATCAGCATGGACTCTGTTACTACATCAGACAAAATCACTTCCAGTTTTGTTCAGAGTGTAAACTTAGTTTCAGTGCAAGTAAAAGAAGAACATACAGAAGGACCACTTGTGCCCAATAAAACTCATTTCACAGGACGTTTGAGGACCTGCGTAAAATGTGGAGAGCCAATGCAGGAATATACAACCGGATCATCTGGGAGTCTCAACCAGCTTCAGTGGAAATGTTCAAATGGACACCTCATGTGTCTTTTCTccaacaacaacccaacatag
- the LOC129426493 gene encoding uncharacterized protein isoform X3: MSYVYRRCVFRCERQTTLFGLPIEEMIRNHWLNFIYNAVPDQYSSSVRLCAAHFTEDCFLNMGEYKAGLAQRLRLKTGSIPTLHVQSDSQLIVKDLPLLTSGQSSLTKTKSTQTTERIQANPESDRRCHKTIIDIGSAFALWQKFRDENGFKTDTELAFYLLSRTGCCADLSARRKKRKLEPLTDVPTRLQMEEYESDSSQPSKDHQCTKEDEDIEVPEICYEVPHPYHTVSPDMQLWNEPAEIEMRSESQIKLEDQSVAPALNNKDIVPECSTSIIKIEIKEEPVETEVQLENRLEISMDSVTTSDKITSSFVQSVNLVSVQVKEEHTEGPLVPNKTHFTGRLRTCVKCGEPMQEYTTGSSGSLNQLQWKCSNGHLMCLFSNNNPT; this comes from the exons ATGTCGTACGTGTACAGACGCTGTGTTTTCCGTTGCGAAAGGCAAACTACATTGTTTGGCCTTCCAATAGAGGAAATGATAAGAAATCATTGgttaaactttatttacaacGCTGTTCCAGACCAGTACAGCTCAAGTGTTCGATTGTGTGCCGCGCATTTTACGGAGGACTGTTTCCTGAACATGGGGGAGTACAAGGCTGGATTAGCACAAAGGCTTCGTCTAAAAACGGGATCAATTCCAACTTTGCATGTACAGTCTGATTCACAGCTT ATTGTTAAAGATTTACCTTTGTTGACATCTGGACAATCATCCCTTACCAAGACAAAGTCAACTCAAACCACAGAAAGGATTCAAGCAAATCCAGAAAGCGACAGACGGTGTCATAAAACGATAATCGACATCGGCAGTGCTTTTGCATTGTGGCAAAAGTTCAGAGATGAAAATGGATTTAAGACTGATACTGAGCTGGCTTTTTACTTGCTGAGCAG GACGGGGTGCTGTGCAGATCTTTCAGCTCGGCGTAAAAAGAGAAAATTGGAGCCGTTAACTGATGTGCCTACACGCCTACAAATGGAG GAGTATGAAAGCGATTCATCTCAGCCAAGCAAAGACCATCAGTGCACCAAAGAAGATGAAGACATAGAGGTCCCAGAGATATGCTATGAAGTCCCTCATCCATATCATACAGTAAGTCCTGACATGCAGTTATGG AATGAACCAGCAGAGATCGAAATGAGGTCAGAAAGCCAGATAAAGTTGGAGGACCAATCTGTTGCTCCAGCATTAAACAATAAAGATATTGTTCCAGAGTGTTCTACTTCAATTattaaaattgaaataaaa GAAGAACCAGTAGAGACTGAAGTACAACTGGAAAACAGACTTGAGATCAGCATGGACTCTGTTACTACATCAGACAAAATCACTTCCAGTTTTGTTCAGAGTGTAAACTTAGTTTCAGTGCAAGTAAAAGAAGAACATACAGAAGGACCACTTGTGCCCAATAAAACTCATTTCACAGGACGTTTGAGGACCTGCGTAAAATGTGGAGAGCCAATGCAGGAATATACAACCGGATCATCTGGGAGTCTCAACCAGCTTCAGTGGAAATGTTCAAATGGACACCTCATGTGTCTTTTCTccaacaacaacccaacatag